In a genomic window of Desulfobulbaceae bacterium:
- a CDS encoding type II toxin-antitoxin system RelE/ParE family toxin has translation MRKIIFYHLENGECPVQDYLDSLSNKQVEKIFFVLDLIENFNIVPSKFLKKLGATDDIWEVRIQYGNNIFRLFGFLDGNDLIILNHAFTKKTQKTPCKEIEIAERRKKEYFTKRRL, from the coding sequence ATGCGAAAAATAATTTTCTATCACCTTGAAAATGGTGAGTGTCCAGTTCAGGACTACCTTGACTCTCTTTCCAATAAGCAGGTGGAAAAGATTTTCTTTGTTCTTGATCTCATTGAAAATTTTAACATTGTCCCCAGCAAATTTTTGAAAAAACTGGGAGCGACCGACGATATTTGGGAAGTACGGATCCAATACGGAAATAACATTTTTCGATTATTTGGATTTCTTGATGGGAATGACTTGATAATATTAAATCATGCTTTCACCAAAAAGACACAGAAGACTCCATGCAAAGAAATTGAAATAGCTGAACGCCGCAAGAAAGAATATTTTACAAAAAGGAGACTATGA